The genomic segment AATATCTTCCTGCATATGGACAATCCATTGTAAACTGCCCACTTGGACACCCACCTGACCCGTGAAGACCAGAACAGGAGAATTTATACACCATCCTTTCACCAAACCCCACCAACTAGTCAGATTGTTCCAAAACATTCTTGTCCCTTTGTGGGGGACTTCAACATAACCCACTAAAGAATGGCTACCATCTAAATATGTTAGTTCATGCTGGTCGGGTCCTCAAAAGTTCTCAAAATGTACCAAAGTCAAACAGTGACAAATACTGGTGCTTGGCTCCAAGTGTTGACCAAAACAAACACAGAGGGGGAGATTGTGTTGGACTCAGACACCTTGAGACTATCACTGAATCCCTCTTTGGTGATACAAATCCCTAAACCAGGATAGAAACATTACAGGCGCTCCCTGAGATTGAGACCATAAAGATCTAATCAGCTCTCTAGCCTTCACCTGCAAACCAATCATCTGGACAATGGAAAGGACACGAATGTCACTGCCTAAAACCCAGGCTTTGGTATGCTCAGGATTGACCAACTGGCCAACAAACGTGGTCCTTATTGTTTATTTTACCCTATTTGTAGTCCTTGAGATACATATAGACTATAACACCCCTCTCTGTCTCGAGACACAAGTAGCAAATCTCAGCACTGTACATCATTGCATTCTCTGTATAGCTAGTGACCTCTGCAGCACATCACACTTCTCTCCTTACATCCAGAGACACAGCAGCACATCACCCTTCTTTCCATACAGAGACCCCTGCAGCACACCACACCTCTCTGTGTAACTAGAGACCCTTGTAACACACAGCTCCTCTCCATATAACTACAGAGCCCTGCAGCATATCACACACTTCTCTGTATAACTGGAGAACTCTGCAGCAGATCACACTGCTTTCCATATAACTAGACTCCTGCAGCATATCACACACTTCTCTGTATAACTAAAGAACCCTGCAGCAGATCATACTACTTTCCATATAACTAGAGCCCTGCACCATATCACACACTTCTCTGTAGAACCCTGCAGCAGAACACACTGTTTTCCATATAACTAGAGAACCCTGCAGCATATCGCACACTTCTCTGTATAACTAAAGAACCCTGCAGCAGATCACACTGCTTTCCATATAACTAGGGACCCCTGCAGCATATCACACACTTCTCTGTATAACTGGAGAACCTTGCAGCAGATCACACTGCTTTCCATATAACTAGGGACCCCTGCAGCATAGCATGCACTTCTCTGTATAACTAAAGAACCCTGCAGAAGATCACACTGCTTTCCATATAACTAGGGACCCCTGCAGCAGATCACACTCCTCTCCATATAACTAGGGACCCCTGCAGCATATCACTTCTCTGTATAACTAAAGAACCTTGCAGCAGATCACACTCCTCTCCATATAACTCGAGACCCATGCAACACACACCTCTCCAGAGCATTGCATAGACCTACAGTTTATCTAGAGACCCCTGCAGCACATCATGCTTCTGTATATCTTGGGACACTACAGAAAATCACAATATCTGTCTGACAAACCTGCCTTCTCTTTCATTATAGGGGTAACATTAAAGACTGGATGGTGTATAAAGACCAAGAGTATCTTATCTTTGCTGGTGATCGTCCCAACTCCCACCTACCCCCGGCCAGTGCATTCAAACCATAACCTAGAAGtaataaagttacaaaaaagaCACAAACATTGCATAAACGCAGTGCCTACGTGCAAATTTCGAGCACCGATGCATCTCCTGTATAGAAAACAAGTCACATTCCCCAAATATACAAAACAAGAAGTCACAAAACAGTTGGGGGGAAAAAACGTGCAAATAGTGAATGTGTCCAGTGTGTGCATAGCCCATAATGAGTTGCATGTGcatagctgtgtgtgtgtgtgtgtgtgatagtgtgtgtgtgtgttagcgCCACGGAGGCAGGAAGCAAAAGCCACGGGGCCCCATATGTGCATCCCTCCCGCCTGTCTTTCCTTTCCagcagaaatggatttcagattTGGGTAATCAGGTGACTGTATGTTGTGTATTCAATAGGAAGGCAGCTCCAATCCCTATGACACGTCTTTTGAGCTATTCACAAATAAAAATCGATGTTTTTACGCTTTGGCAGTAGGTAACACACACGTGCCAGTTGGGCACCACACGCTGATGACTGGTGCCACTAATCTATTAATAATGCATACAATACAGAAAAAGTACAGATAACGGCAACAAAATAGATGTGTGGAATATTGAAGTGACAGTCTACCATGAATAAGTCACTGGGGATCTTTATAATCAAAGAAATATTCAGGGaattggattttttccccctaaataAGTAAACCTGTATCtttctgccaaagtgcaaaaGCGATATATCGACCACTAATGAATGGAAACTAACAAATCAGGGACAAATTCGACTCTTCTGGATACACATCATAGATAGTCCATGAGCATTTTGGAAAGGGCGGAGCTCTGAAACTGTGTTGCCCCAGAacagttactttttttttgcaactaatTGTAAACGAAGGTAGAGATTTTGCGTTTTGCACTCCCGCCTGTGTCACAGTAGGGGGCGCACCTGTGCATAGTGCATAAGATCAATGTTGGAATGTTTTCAGAAGGCTCCGGGACGCACCACAGAGTAGGGGAAAGTGGTTGAAGCTGGTTTATAATACTGACTACTAACTAGTCAGTTTGCTCTCACGGGTGCATGTAATGGAGCAGAGTTCCGTTTGATAGGGGCAAAAAAACATGGCGCTCTGCAGTTTGCCCCTTGCCCCATATCAGTCTATCAGCTCTTGCAACTCAACTCATTGCAGCCAATGAGCATATAGAATTTGcttaaatctgattggttgcaatggttaTTAAGCTTGGAGCAAATTTTACTCCTGTTACTCTTCCCTCTTATGTTTTGTAGGGCAGGGACAGGCAACCTTCAGGGCtccagctgttgagaagctacagCTCCCCCTACATGCTCTGGTAGtcagcatgctgggagttgaagtcgTGCCACAGCTTGAGTGCAGAAGGTTTCCTCTTATCCCAGCTGTAGGCTGCCTGGTATGGCTATATCCCAAATGGAAAACTTACAGGGGGTAAACAGACTCTGAAAACCACAATTATCTTGTGATGGTCAACTACAAGTCCCCTTGAGCCCCCTGTATAATGAGCCTATCAGGGCTCGGCCTGTAGAAGTAAGTGCAAGGTGCCCGAGGAACATACACTGCGTTGGTTGTTGGTAGACTGGTTATTAAGGAGGATCCAGCCCTGAGGAACTGGCTCTGTCTAAGGGCCCCAGTCCTGTGGCCCCACCTGTTAGGCTACAACTCCCAGGAGGGACGCTGGGACTTGTACTCCAGTTACAGACATCAAGCCAGCAGGACATATGACATGGCTGTACAGTTAATAGTAAGCCCAGATTACCCATAATAGGCTTGTTAAGCAGCGAGGATCCCAGAGGATAGAGAGAGAGGGATAATGTGGAGACAAGATGAGTTGTGTCGCCTGAGATGtccatgtaaaaatacaaaatggcCTCCAGGGATCAGGAGTAGAGATGCATGTGGGTGTCGTGTATGGAAGGAGAAAGGAGGATTAAATAGCCATATTGGGTCTCTGGCACCAGGACGAGGTGATGATCCCAAATTCTGGATATGTTTTTGGTGATGTGGGTGAGTGTGGGTCACCTCTGCCCCTTCCTGTTTCTTATTGGTTGTTCCTTAGCTCTTTTCTCCAATCCGTTGGAGGCTTGCTCAGTCGGCATAAGTGGATCCTGGAAGCTCATTGGTTAGCGTGTGCCAGTGTTCAGTTCTTTTATTGGGAGAAGAGAGACAGTCCGTCCAGTGCTTTAAACACTCGCCCTTGGAGCTCATCCCAAAGGTCACACCCCCTGTGGGGCAAGAGACAGGGAAGGGTGAGACGGTTAGTGATAATTCAGTGACACAGGCTGTAGAAATGCAATTTACTCTCATGATATATTCTACAAGTCCCTCCCCCAACGGCTCAGCTGGCAGCCACGGGCACAGGTGCCACTTTCTAGTCATGTTGGGTCAGTGCTCAGGTTCTGCCGACTCTGGAGATTAGACGTGTGATTGCACCGCTCTCTCTACAGGGCCAGGAACCTGTTATCCTGGATATTTAACACAAATGCACCTGGGGGCAGTCTATGTAAATGGGGGAGCCATGCCAAATCTGCACCTTCACATGGCTGCTGGGGTATCCTATTCAATTAATGTGATTGGTCCAGTCCATGGTGCCTTTAACTTTGGGGCCCTTGCAGAAATGTGTCCCTAATGTGTCATGCTATATATTTTAAGTCCCCGCTCAGTAACAGGGACCCCTACTATTGTCTGATTTGATCTGAACAGGTGAGTAAAGGCTAACCAAGCAAACCAAGAAATTCACCTATAAAGTCGTTGGATTTCCCAAGGTCGTAGTCCCACACCGTGACTTCCAGACTCCTCTTCTGCAGCTCCAGTTGGCTGATGTTATAGAAGAACTCCTAACCAATGACAAAGGCGCATTCTTTATTCCCGCCCCTGTAGCAATGACCGCCATATTGCCTTTATTCTCTGGGATACagtaatatacaaaatataataatatacaaaatatctCCCCACCCTATCACCAACACACTGCTGATTCCTTTGTTCTTCTCCATAACCCATATTTGTCAGATATTTCCCTAATGGACCCCTCCACTGCTTCCTTATTCTCTtatatggatgcactgaatcctatcCTATCAatcctattttggatttggccgaacccccgaatccttcacaaaagattcggccgaaccgaatccgaaccctaatttgcatatggaagttaggggtgggaaggggaaaacatttttttacttccttgttttctgacaaaaagtcacacaatttccctccccagtccctaatttgcatatgcaaattaggattcggttcgggccaGGCAGaacgattcggctgaatccgaaacctgcttaaaaaggctgaatccttgccaaatcccgaaccgaatcccggatttggtgcatccctattctctTACCTCATTAAACTCTGGGTTCAGAGTCTTCTTCTTGACTACTGTCTTGTGCTTTGATTTCTTCTCAACATCTGGCTTTAGATATCTGCAAAGCATAAGGTCAGCCATTAGATACATAGCCAGGCCTGGAACCAAACTTGACTTAAACACTGATGGTCAGCTGATACATCCACATCCCCGGATATCTTAATTTACAGTATAGGGTTTCCTAGGATGATTCTACAGTTTACCCATTACAAAAAGGACAGGGATGAGGGCTGTTGGCAGTTGCTCAGATACAACTATGACCCCTTGCTTTTCCACCCCACCCCTACAGGAAACCAATCTCTGGAGACCCCCATCAGCAGCTCTGCTGTTTGTTTATTTCTGTGCACATCTGCTTTCCTGTACTGCTTTCCCCAGGGATCCAGGATGGACTTCATGATATTGTCCCCTCTGCACGAGATACAAATAGGTCAGATCTCCCTGAGGGACAGAAGACTGCCGAGCAGACACGAAACACGTTGATTTATCTACATGTGTGCTTTCATGTTGCATGTAAGTGGCAAATGGCTTTTCAATGGCTACGATTACATTCATATAAACACAGACTGATGGGTCACAGTCTTTATAATAATGTGCTGCTGTTTCTATTCACATGTCTAATTTAATTTATCTTCTGTTtcaatcttgctctactgttgtGATTATCTATCTCTACcatatccatcttgccctactatctttaTTTTGGATTACTGGctacatcttgtcttactgtctccatcttgtcctactgtctccatcttgtcctactgtctcccatcttgtccttctgtgtctatcttgccctactgttattATCTAGCTATAACACCTTGATATTGGCCTACTGTATCCTTCTTGCCCTAGTTTCTTTATTTTGGCCTATTATCTTTACCTTGGCCTGCTATTTCTATCGTGGCCTACaatgactccatcttgtccttctgtttccatcttgccctactgtgatTTTTTTGTGCTACCACCGTCATCTtgacttactgtctccatcttgtccttctgtttccatcttgccctattgttaTTATCTAGCTCTACCACCTTCATCTTggtctactttctccatcttgtccttctgtttccatcttgccctattgttaTTATCTAGCTCTACCACCTTCATCTTggtctactttctccatcttgtccttctgcttccatcttgcccaactgtgaTTATATAGCTCTACCACCTTCATCTTggtctactttctccatcttgtccttctgtttccatattgccctactgtgaTTATATAGCTCTACCACCTTTATCTTGGTCTATTtttttccatcttgtccttctgtttccatattgccctactgtgaTTATATAGCTCTACCACCTTTATCTTGGtgtactttctccatcttgtccttctgtttccatctGGCCCTATTGTGATTATATAGCTGTATCACCTTCATCTTGGTCTACTTtccccatcttgtccttctgtttccatcttgccctactgtgatTATCTTGCACTACTACCtctatcttggcctactgtctttATCTGGCCTACcgtatccatcttgccctgctgtgaTTATCTTGCACTACTACCtctatcttggcctactgtctttatcttggcCTACcatatccatcttgccctactctctccattaCTTATATCCAGCTCCCTTTCTCATTTAACTATAAATCTGAGTGCCTAAAACCACATGAAACACAGTGCCATGTTGCACCGAGTGCccccctgtgtgtgtgtagtaAGTATTGTGATTCATATTGTTGATTTCCAGGAGGATAACATCTATATCAATCTATTACCCTGTGTTTCATATCACTTCTAAAGCCTTTCCAGCAAGTGACTATAAACAGCCCTGTACCACAAAAGAATGAATTAACACATCTCCTCCACATTTAGCACATTGTGTACATGTGATTAAGAGGAGGGGAGGGTGAGGTTGGTGATGCGGAACTTCTGACACTGAAGGGCAAGATAATAAACACCTAAAAGCATACTAAAAACCAGTGAAGTGTTATTTTGTTGCTATGACCCAAATAACACCTCTTGGAAAAGTGCTAACCAAAAGTACATCCCCAGATACCGGGAATCCAAGAGATTCGCTGGAGAAAAGTAATCAGTGATTGGTCAGTAGGATTCCCATTTATATTCCAGCCAATGGTTAGAGGGGTGGGATCCCTCTAGATTCTTTCATGTAGAACCCTAACATAATTGCTACTCAGAAGAAGGTTCCTACTGGAAATGCTGCACATTCCAATGCACTGATGGCCTACTCACTCCAGCCTTGTCATTGTGTGTGTGGCTATAGTAATGACCTATTTGTCACTCTGTGTGCCACTCCCATCCCATGTACCAGCCAGGCACCAAATGACTAGCAGGGGAACAGCTCCAGGACCCTAAATATCTCCATATCACTCACGTTTTCACGTAAGGGTCTGAGAATCCATTTACATCCATTGCAGCAAGATGAGCACAGCGCATTATTCCCACCACTAGTCCTCCACGCTCAGTGTTGTATGTGAGTGCAAGAAAGATGCGACCCCTCTCCTCCAGCTCCCACTCCTGGCACCGCTCCAACTAGGGACAAAGAGCATTAGTTAATACAGGATGCTGGGAGTAAAGACGACGAATTTGGATTAAAATAGGATGCTGAGAGTGCAGAGAAGAATTGGGTTTAGTATAGGATACTGGGAGTGCAGAGAAGAATTTTGATTAATACAGGATGCTGGGAGTACAGAGAAGAATTGGGATTAAAATAGGATGCTGGGAGTGCAGAGGAGAATTGGGATTAGTACATGATGCTGGGAGTTCAGAAATGAACTGGGATAAATACAGGATGCTGGGAGTGCAGAGAAGATTTGGGATTAGTACATGATGTTGGGGGTGCAGAGAGGAACTGTGATCAGCACAGAATGCTGGGAGTGCAGATAGGCTTTGGGATTAGTATAGGATGCTGGGAGTGCAGAGAAAAATTGGGATTAGTGCAGGATACTGGGAGTGCAAAGAAGAATTGGGATTAGTATAGGATGTAAGGAATGCAGAGAAGAATTGGGATCAGTACAGAATACTGGGAGTGCAGAGAAGAATTGGGATCAGTACAGGATACTGGGAGTGCAGAGAAGAATTGGGATTAGTACAGGATGCTGGGAGTGCAGAGAAGAAATCAAATAGGATGCTGGGAGTGCAGAGAAGAATTATGATCAGCATAGGATGCTGGGAGTGAAAAGAGGAGTTGGGATCAGTATAGGATGCTGGGAGTGCAGATAAGAATTGGGATTATTATAGGATGCTGGGAGTGAAGAGAGGAGTTTGGATCAGTATAGGATGCTGGGAGTGCAGAGAAGAATTGGGATTATTATAGAATGCTGGGAGtgtaaaataaagacattttgagTTGTGCCTGTTGCAAGGAAATGGCAATAGCCGGGAGCAGGTTGAATGAATTCAATTTCTCCATAATCCCCCCTATCCCTGCCCCCTCTCCCAGTCTCTCATTGCAGCCCCCGCAGGAGGTAAGCAAGCGCAgggaataaaaataggaaaatccAGAGAAATGTCACATCACAGGGACTGGGGGGAGGTGGGACTGTACCATGTAGGTGCCACAAATGAAGGGGAAAgcgagacagagagaaagaggctAATGAGCCGAGGAGGAAAGAGCAGGCGATACAGTCAGCCAGTGGCAGCTCATGAGACAAAGCAGAGCTCATTAGGGTATTATTAGATATTAGATTATAGAGAGATGACAGTTATGGGCCCTGCCTCTGGGGCCACATAGTCAGAAGATTAAAAAAGTTGGAAATGTATATGGATAAATATTAAGAAGAAGAGAGCGATGAGATCTAGTAATATCAATGaatgtgtatgtaaatatatcatgtagtcttgttctgctttaagaaaattatattttttctctaaaatgtacaatattttcttATGTGACCGCCCATGCTGTGCGCCAGAACATGTCAGTAAAATGTAGTTAAATGTACTTAACATGACAGTTGGGTTAATTTGCACTAGAGCCCCCTCCctttactacagaggaagcaggctccgcggctgcagggggcccaggaggtatagggggccccatgagtccctaaataatgagcaatttcaatatatattggtaaaacaggacaatctctggatatgtttgaGTTCTAAAATGAATTTTCTCTGGGGCCCGGTAATACCTAGTTCCACCACTAGAGCGCTGTACTCCCTAtggctgttctctttcctattGTCAGGCAGGTGTTAGTGGCCTGAATATGATAAACTGGTAAATTAATTCTTCTACATGCTTCCCCTGATCCACAGAGACAAATGGAATGGGAGATCATTAAATTGTATTTGAGGCGCACACCATGGCAGACCATAGGAGAGAAGAAAGCATCTCAAGAGAACGAAGCACAGTCCTGGAGCCATGTACCTTGCAAAGTGGAGGGTGCGGGTTTAGCCGATTCTATTCACTTACTCACTTACTCAAGGGCAGGTTTTAGTGGGGTTCAGGAAAATGGGCCTTGGTTTCACCCCAAAAGGACTAACCTATCAAACAGACAAAAATGTAACTATGATCCCTAAGGATCCTTCTCACCTCTTTTAGATAACAGGATATACCACGGAGAGCTGCTGTCATGGAGGAGGGTGAGGCCAGCTGAGAGACATCATATCAGCAGAGACAGAGGGAGACATTGAAAGAAGATTAGACATTTGTGAGTGGGTATGGAAAAACTAAATAGCAGGTAATTGCTGTTGCCTTTAGTTATTTATAGTTTTCTGTACAGGTTAGTTCTAATCCCTAACTATCTTCCTGAACTGTCCCTCCTCTCAGTGCTGATCCCCACTTCATTTAGGAATTGTCCATTCAGTTAGTTCTTATCTCTACCTGTCTGCCTGGACTGTCCCTCCTGTTAGTTCTAGTCCCTAACTACCTGTCAGAACTGTCCCTCCTGTTAGTGCTGATCCCTAACTACCATCCTGAACTGTCCCTTCTGTTAGTTCTAATTTTCTAACTACCTGCTGGAACTGTCCCTCCTATTAGTGCTGATCCCCACTTCCTGCTGGAACTGTCCTTCCTGTTAGTTCCAACCTCTAACTGCCTGCTGGAACTTTCCCTCCCCTGAGTACTTCTAACCTATAATTGCCTGACAGgctagttagttagttagtgctAATCCATTGCTCTTTGCCAGTTCTGACCCTGCTGTTAGAGTTGATCTCTAACTGCCTGCCGGAACTGTCCCTCCTATTAGTGGTGATCCCTAACTCCCTTGCGGAACTGTCCCTCCTATTAGTGCTGATCCCTAACTCCCTGCCGGAACTGTCCCTCCTATTAGTGGTGATCCCTAACTCCCTCGCGGAACTGTCCCTCCTATTAGTGCTGATCCCTAACTCCCTGCCGGAACTGTCCCTCCTATTAGTGCTGATCCCTAACTGCCTGCCGGAACTGTCCCTCCTATTAGTGCTGATCCCTAACTCCCTGCCGGAACTGTCCCTCCTATTAGTGCTGATCCCTAACTGCCTGCCGGAACTGTCCCTCCTATTAGTGCTGATCCCTAACTCCCTGCCGGAACTGTCCCTCCTATTAGTGCTGATCCCTAACTCCCTGCCGGAACTGTCCCTCCTATTAGTGCTGATCCCTAACTCCCTGCCGGAACTGTCCCTCCTATTAGTGCTGATCCCTAACTCCCTGCCGGAACTGTCCCTCCTATTAGTGCTGATCCTTAACTCCCTGACGGAACTGTCTCTCCTATTAGTGCTGATCCTTAACTCCCTGACGGAACTGTCTCTCCTATTAGTGCTGATCCCTAACTGCCTGCTGGAAATGTCCCTCCTGTTAGTGCTGATCTCCCCCTGGAGAAGCTCTCACCTTTCTCAGTGCTGATCCACAACTTCTGCATTAAATCCCCCGCCCCCCCATCCCAATCCTTTGAGTAATTCTGATGTATCTGTATATATCAAATAATCCCTGCATTATTATGTGAATATCAGTGGTATTTGATGGTGCAGATACTCACAGGGATTTGCCTTTCCAGACACAGATTAAAGTGTTTCCTCTCTCCTGGCTTTAACCGTCTCAGTGGAACCCGTGTCTCTCCGATGAACTCATTGTGGCTCAGTTTATCCTCGTCGCACACAGAGATCCTGTAAGGGGAACAACAATCAGAGAGGTTTTCACCCACATGGCCAGACAATATGGTCACTACAGTGTAGCCAGGGATTTAGCTGGATCATATCTGGGATACAGATTGGCAGGGCTCATCCATTAACTGGTCCCTTTCTCTGGGGTCAATCCCTTCTGGccagatattattatatttaacatcACTTATCCCTTTAGCTCCTACTGTATTTAATCATATCCTGCATCCTACAGATGTCAGAAGCTGGGCAAGATGGTATTAGTAGGATAACATGAATGATATGGAGACAGTCGTTTAAAAGTGACTCAGTAGGTCAAGATTGTGTCAGTAGGTCAAACTGGTGATACCAAGGCAAGACGGAGTTGCAGTAGGGCTAAAGGTAATATTTGGCTAAATCCTCACGTCTCCAATAACCAGTGGAGAGCCATGGGTCCAAACTTTGACCTACTACCACTATAGAAGCTCATGTCTTTTGCTCTGACTGTGACATATTTGGGGCTCAGCCAATCACCTTTAGGATCTTTACAGTGAAAAGTTAACAATTGGTGGATCTAGGGGTTCACACACCTGAGAATCTTCTTTCCCATGTCCTCTTGGGTAATCCCACAATATGTCAGACTCTCGTTCCATGTGGGGTTCAGGCTGTTCCTCACCGTTCGAGTCTTTAGCTTGTTGGCCTGGAAGGAAGAGAGTCTAGAATGATCTTGGGATGGGACCGACAAATGACAAATGAATCCTCTCACTGAGTGTCTCATGGAAACTCTCAGCAAAggcataaagggattctgtcattatgtagtttttctttctaaattacactgcaaataattcactctacaatataaaatttcatccctgaaccagcaagtgtatttagttgtaatattggtgtgtaggtgcatctcaggtcattttgcctggtcatgtgatttcagaaagagccagcactttaggatggaaatgctttctggcaggctgttgtttctcctactcaatgtaactgaatgtgtctcagtgggacctggattttactattgagtgttgttcttagatctaccaggcagctgttatcttgtgttagggagctgctatctggttacctttccattgttttgttgttaggctgctggggtggggggtgatatcactccaacttgcagtacagcagtaaagagagactgaagtctatcagagcacaaatcatatgactgggggcagctgggaaactgacaatatgtctag from the Xenopus laevis strain J_2021 chromosome 9_10L, Xenopus_laevis_v10.1, whole genome shotgun sequence genome contains:
- the doc2a.L gene encoding double C2-like domain-containing protein alpha, encoding MTVRRGDKLPISIQEHMAINVCPGPIRPIQQISDYFPRYTPWPERTPSPTGNPHNLSPLVIPPGGAQTTDDSADVDNYDSDDSTALGTLEFDLLYEPEQCVLQCCILRAKGLKPMDFNGLADPYVKIHLLPGACKANKLKTRTVRNSLNPTWNESLTYCGITQEDMGKKILRISVCDEDKLSHNEFIGETRVPLRRLKPGERKHFNLCLERQIPLASPSSMTAALRGISCYLKELERCQEWELEERGRIFLALTYNTERGGLVVGIMRCAHLAAMDVNGFSDPYVKTYLKPDVEKKSKHKTVVKKKTLNPEFNEEFFYNISQLELQKRSLEVTVWDYDLGKSNDFIGGVTFGMSSKGECLKHWTDCLSSPNKRTEHWHTLTNELPGSTYAD